From one Catellatospora sp. IY07-71 genomic stretch:
- the rny gene encoding ribonuclease Y, translating into MTPMEGALLAAIIVLALLVAGMLALGVRLMRRLSAPTAPTGLPLSVIVDDPEAVAERERQRQTLTELQNSVSDAQAALENERRSVASARAEATAVRAENAAAKAEVATARAEAQRVLDGAHAEADTVLQRAHRQAEEDAEQVRATARRTGEREIAMLTSTAKEQAAEAERRLQRLDERERLHTAEAERLAERERQHVEEAERLAERDRRIAAAQAELAKWEAALQAKEQELAQAQEQRRKELERVAGLTADAAKHELVESIEVQAKREAALLVRDIENDARATGEQRARHIVVDAIQRVASEQTAESVVSVLHLPSDEMKGRIIGREGRNIRAFETVTGVNLIIDDTPEAVLLSCFDPVRREVGRLTLEKLVLDGRIHPHRIEEVYDVARFEVERMCQRAAEDALVEVGITDIHPELVTLLGRLRYRTSYGQNVLKHLVETAHIAGIMASELKLDPDLIKRSAFLHDIGKALTHEVEGSHALIGADVARRFGESDEVVHAIEAHHNEVQPQTIEAVLTQASDACSGGRPGARRESLEAYVKRLERIEEIAGAKSGVDKVFAMQAGREIRVMVRPEEVDEIGAAVLARDVAKQIEEELTYPGQIRITVVRESRTTEIAR; encoded by the coding sequence ATGACCCCGATGGAAGGGGCGCTGCTCGCGGCGATCATCGTCCTCGCCCTCCTGGTCGCGGGGATGCTGGCGCTGGGCGTACGGCTGATGCGCCGCCTGAGCGCCCCCACCGCACCGACCGGCCTGCCGCTGAGTGTGATCGTCGACGACCCGGAGGCGGTGGCCGAGCGCGAGCGCCAGCGCCAGACCCTCACCGAGCTGCAGAACTCCGTCTCCGACGCGCAGGCCGCGCTGGAGAACGAGCGCCGTTCCGTGGCGTCGGCCCGCGCCGAGGCGACCGCCGTACGAGCCGAGAACGCCGCGGCCAAGGCCGAGGTCGCCACGGCCCGCGCCGAGGCGCAGCGGGTGCTGGACGGGGCGCACGCCGAGGCCGACACCGTGCTGCAGCGGGCGCACCGCCAGGCGGAGGAGGACGCCGAGCAGGTCCGGGCCACCGCCCGGCGCACCGGCGAACGCGAGATCGCGATGCTCACCTCCACCGCCAAGGAGCAGGCCGCCGAGGCCGAGCGCCGGCTGCAGCGGCTGGACGAGCGGGAGCGGCTGCACACGGCCGAGGCCGAGCGGCTGGCCGAGCGGGAGCGCCAGCACGTCGAGGAGGCCGAGCGCCTCGCCGAGCGGGACCGGCGCATCGCCGCGGCCCAGGCCGAGCTGGCCAAGTGGGAGGCGGCTCTGCAGGCCAAGGAGCAGGAGCTGGCCCAGGCCCAGGAGCAGCGCCGCAAGGAGCTGGAACGGGTCGCCGGGCTGACCGCGGACGCGGCCAAGCACGAGCTGGTGGAGAGCATCGAGGTGCAGGCCAAGCGCGAGGCGGCGCTGCTGGTCCGCGACATCGAGAACGACGCCCGCGCCACCGGCGAGCAGCGGGCCCGGCACATCGTGGTCGACGCGATCCAGCGGGTGGCCAGCGAGCAGACCGCCGAGAGCGTGGTCAGCGTGCTGCACCTGCCCAGCGACGAGATGAAGGGCCGGATCATCGGCCGCGAGGGCCGCAACATCCGGGCCTTCGAGACGGTCACCGGGGTCAACCTGATCATCGACGACACCCCCGAGGCGGTGCTGCTGAGCTGCTTCGACCCGGTGCGCCGGGAGGTCGGCCGGCTCACCCTGGAGAAGCTGGTGCTCGACGGGCGGATCCACCCGCACCGCATCGAGGAGGTCTACGACGTCGCCCGGTTCGAGGTGGAGCGGATGTGCCAGCGCGCTGCGGAGGACGCGCTGGTCGAGGTCGGCATCACCGACATCCACCCGGAGCTGGTGACCCTGCTGGGCCGGCTGCGCTACCGGACGTCGTACGGGCAGAACGTGCTCAAGCACCTGGTGGAGACCGCGCACATCGCGGGGATCATGGCGTCGGAGCTGAAGCTGGACCCGGATCTGATCAAGCGCTCGGCGTTCCTGCACGACATCGGCAAGGCGCTCACCCACGAGGTGGAGGGTTCGCACGCGCTCATCGGCGCGGACGTGGCCCGCCGCTTCGGCGAGAGCGACGAGGTGGTGCACGCGATCGAGGCGCACCACAACGAGGTGCAGCCGCAGACCATCGAGGCGGTGCTCACCCAGGCGTCGGACGCCTGCTCGGGCGGGCGGCCGGGGGCGCGGCGGGAGTCGCTGGAGGCGTACGTCAAGCGGCTGGAGCGCATCGAGGAGATCGCCGGGGCCAAGAGCGGCGTGGACAAGGTGTTCGCGATGCAGGCCGGCCGGGAGATCCGGGTGATGGTGCGCCCGGAGGAGGTCGACGAGATCGGGGCCGCGGTGCTGGCCCGGGACGTGGCCAAGCAGATCGAGGAGGAGCTGACCTACCCCGGCCAGATCCGCATCACGGTCGTCCGCGAGTCCCGCACCACCGAGATCGCCCGCTGA
- a CDS encoding amino acid ABC transporter permease: MSASVLYDHPGPRARARNRVLSVVFAVLLLAGLYGIYRAFDSTEQWTWQKWQPFVETVVVNGVPVNFWTDYALPGLLATLQAAATAMVFALAFGLLFSAARLSEHRWVRVPAGVVVEFFRAVPVLLMIFFLSFGGFWVFGTYVEPFWSVVIGLTFYNGSVLAEAFRAGIQAVPKGQSEAAYSLGMVKSQVMRMILVPQAARSMLPVIVSQLVVVLKDTALGYIVAYPELMLEGSKSYAVFTNVVPTFMVLAAIYIVINGTLTLIAHLLKLRADRRGLSNAAVKTALEDVAVQQMRAGPGVGANP; the protein is encoded by the coding sequence ATGAGCGCCAGCGTCCTCTACGACCACCCCGGCCCCCGCGCCCGCGCGCGCAACCGGGTGCTCAGCGTCGTCTTCGCGGTGCTGCTGCTGGCCGGCCTGTACGGCATCTACCGCGCGTTCGACAGCACCGAGCAGTGGACCTGGCAGAAGTGGCAGCCGTTCGTCGAGACCGTCGTCGTCAACGGCGTCCCGGTGAACTTCTGGACCGACTACGCGCTGCCCGGCCTGCTCGCCACGCTGCAGGCCGCCGCCACGGCGATGGTGTTCGCGCTCGCCTTCGGCCTGTTGTTCAGCGCCGCCCGGCTGTCGGAGCACCGCTGGGTCCGGGTGCCCGCCGGGGTCGTCGTCGAGTTCTTCCGTGCCGTGCCGGTGCTGCTGATGATCTTCTTCCTGTCGTTCGGCGGATTCTGGGTCTTCGGCACCTACGTGGAGCCGTTCTGGTCGGTCGTCATCGGCCTGACCTTCTACAACGGGTCGGTACTGGCCGAGGCGTTCCGGGCGGGCATCCAGGCCGTGCCGAAGGGCCAGTCCGAGGCCGCCTACAGCCTGGGCATGGTGAAATCGCAGGTCATGCGGATGATCCTGGTGCCGCAGGCGGCGCGCAGCATGCTGCCGGTGATCGTCAGCCAGCTCGTGGTCGTGCTGAAGGACACCGCTCTCGGCTACATCGTCGCCTACCCGGAGCTGATGCTGGAGGGCAGCAAGAGCTACGCGGTGTTCACCAACGTGGTGCCGACGTTCATGGTGCTCGCCGCGATCTACATCGTGATCAACGGGACTCTCACCCTGATCGCCCACCTGCTCAAGCTCCGGGCCGACCGGCGCGGGCTGAGCAACGCCGCGGTGAAGACGGCGCTGGAGGACGTCGCGGTGCAGCAGATGCGCGCCGGGCCCGGCGTTGGCGCCAACCCGTGA
- a CDS encoding amino acid ABC transporter permease, with translation MDVFSDPANLQLYIDGFLMILKLTAASSLLALVLGLLLAACRVSPVPVLRSFGAGWVHLFRNTPLTLVILFCYFGLYSAVGVEFSEDIHVNNYWLGVTGLSAYTAAFVCEAIRSGINTVPLGQAEAARALGLTFSQNLRLIILPQAMRSVVAPLGSILIALTKNATIAGVIGVAEASNAMKSLIEARGDQTIAIFMVFALTFVALLVPVGYGFTVLANRLMVRR, from the coding sequence ATGGACGTCTTCTCCGATCCGGCGAACCTGCAGCTGTACATCGACGGCTTCCTGATGATCCTGAAGCTGACCGCCGCCTCGTCGCTGCTCGCGCTGGTGCTGGGCCTGCTGCTGGCGGCGTGCCGGGTGTCGCCGGTGCCGGTGCTGCGCAGCTTCGGCGCGGGCTGGGTGCACCTGTTCCGCAACACCCCGCTGACGCTGGTCATCCTGTTCTGCTACTTCGGGCTCTACAGCGCGGTGGGGGTGGAGTTCTCCGAGGACATCCACGTCAACAACTACTGGCTGGGGGTCACCGGCCTGTCGGCGTACACCGCCGCGTTCGTGTGCGAGGCGATCCGCTCCGGCATCAACACCGTGCCGCTGGGCCAGGCCGAGGCGGCGCGCGCGCTCGGGCTCACCTTCAGCCAGAACCTGCGCCTGATCATCCTGCCCCAGGCCATGCGCTCGGTGGTCGCCCCGCTGGGCAGCATCCTGATCGCGCTCACCAAGAACGCCACCATCGCCGGGGTCATCGGCGTAGCCGAGGCGTCCAACGCGATGAAGTCCCTGATCGAGGCGCGCGGCGACCAGACCATCGCGATCTTCATGGTGTTCGCGCTGACCTTCGTGGCCCTGCTCGTGCCGGTCGGCTACGGCTTCACCGTGCTGGCCAACCGCCTGATGGTGCGCCGATGA
- a CDS encoding glutamate ABC transporter substrate-binding protein, with protein sequence MRMKRLAAVAAVAVLALGVAACGSESETPGTPSGESPLVGKATAGTLKFGVKADQPGLGLQTGSTYEGFDVEIAKIIAKGLGGDPAKNTYVTTVSANREPFIQSGQVDIVVATYTINDDRKKKVNFAGPYYTAGQDLLVPTASTITGPEGLDGKKVCSVAGSTPAKRIKEQFPKAQLQEFDAYSKCVEALANGTVDAVTTDDIILAGYASQAQYAGKFKVVGKPFSKEPYGIGLKLEDKAGCNKINEILKAAVADGSYKAAWDATLGKSGTPAPTLDTSALTNCPA encoded by the coding sequence ATGCGTATGAAGCGTCTGGCCGCCGTCGCGGCCGTGGCCGTGCTCGCGCTCGGCGTCGCCGCGTGCGGCAGCGAGAGCGAGACCCCGGGCACCCCGTCGGGCGAGAGCCCGCTGGTCGGCAAGGCGACCGCCGGCACGCTGAAGTTCGGCGTGAAGGCGGACCAGCCCGGCCTCGGCCTGCAGACCGGCAGCACCTACGAGGGCTTCGACGTCGAGATCGCGAAGATCATCGCGAAGGGCCTCGGCGGCGACCCGGCGAAGAACACCTACGTGACGACGGTGTCGGCCAACCGTGAGCCGTTCATCCAGTCCGGCCAGGTGGACATCGTGGTGGCCACGTACACCATCAACGACGACCGGAAGAAGAAGGTCAACTTCGCCGGCCCGTACTACACCGCGGGCCAGGACCTGCTGGTGCCGACGGCCTCCACCATCACCGGCCCGGAGGGTCTGGACGGCAAGAAGGTCTGCTCGGTGGCGGGCTCCACCCCGGCCAAGCGGATCAAGGAGCAGTTCCCGAAGGCGCAGCTGCAGGAGTTCGACGCGTACTCCAAGTGCGTCGAGGCGCTGGCCAACGGCACCGTCGACGCGGTGACCACCGACGACATCATCCTCGCCGGCTACGCCTCGCAGGCGCAGTACGCGGGCAAGTTCAAGGTGGTCGGCAAGCCGTTCTCGAAGGAGCCCTACGGCATCGGCCTGAAGCTCGAGGACAAGGCCGGCTGCAACAAGATCAACGAGATCCTGAAGGCGGCGGTCGCCGACGGTTCGTACAAGGCGGCCTGGGACGCCACGCTCGGCAAGAGCGGCACCCCGGCGCCGACCCTGGACACCAGCGCGCTGACCAACTGCCCCGCGTGA
- a CDS encoding amino acid ABC transporter ATP-binding protein — MSHEPLIVLDAVNKWFGDLHVLRDVSLTVDRGEVVVVIGPSGSGKSTLCRAINRLETINSGSIRFDGKELPAEGRALARLRSEVGMVFQSFNLFAHMSILENVMLGPVKVRKESKAVARERALSLLDRVGIASQADKLPVQLSGGQQQRAAIARALAMQPKAMLFDEPTSALDPEMVGEVLDVMTSLAKEGMTMIVVTHEMGFARAAADRVAFMADGQLVEQAPPAEFFGNPRSERARDFLSKVLQH, encoded by the coding sequence ATGTCCCACGAACCGCTCATTGTGCTGGACGCGGTGAACAAGTGGTTCGGAGACCTGCACGTGCTGCGCGACGTGAGTCTCACCGTCGACCGGGGCGAGGTGGTCGTGGTGATCGGCCCGTCCGGCTCCGGCAAGTCCACCCTGTGCCGCGCGATCAACCGGCTGGAGACGATCAACTCGGGCTCCATCCGCTTCGACGGCAAGGAGCTCCCCGCCGAGGGCCGCGCGCTGGCGCGGCTGCGCAGCGAGGTGGGCATGGTCTTCCAGTCGTTCAACCTGTTCGCGCACATGAGCATCCTCGAGAACGTGATGCTCGGGCCGGTCAAGGTGCGCAAGGAGAGCAAGGCGGTGGCCCGCGAGCGCGCGCTGTCCCTGCTCGACCGGGTGGGCATCGCGAGCCAGGCCGACAAGCTGCCGGTGCAGCTGTCCGGCGGCCAGCAGCAGCGGGCCGCGATCGCCCGCGCGCTGGCGATGCAGCCCAAGGCGATGCTCTTCGACGAGCCGACCAGCGCGCTGGACCCGGAGATGGTCGGTGAGGTGCTGGACGTGATGACCTCGCTGGCCAAGGAGGGCATGACCATGATCGTGGTGACCCACGAGATGGGCTTCGCCCGCGCCGCGGCCGACCGGGTCGCCTTCATGGCCGACGGCCAGCTCGTCGAGCAGGCGCCGCCCGCCGAGTTCTTCGGCAACCCCAGGAGCGAGCGGGCGCGGGACTTCCTGTCGAAGGTCCTGCAGCACTGA